The following are encoded in a window of Strix aluco isolate bStrAlu1 chromosome 15, bStrAlu1.hap1, whole genome shotgun sequence genomic DNA:
- the RAI1 gene encoding retinoic acid-induced protein 1, giving the protein MQSFRERCGFHGNQQSYQPTSQDTSRLENYRHQSQAGPNCERQRLVAKEYYSQQQLPYSGYENSAVEKYHRGNKQLAGQQLQGRPAFSNYTVQENSPYPARYSGDESLQAWGGQPQALPGGVAKYEDSLMKKTAALAGGRPYHEPAAASLPFRTHFQQQQQQQQQQQQQQQQQQQQQQQPPALPYPKLQRQKLPNDVSSPMPFSQSPHFGQHSQSFPASSTYSSVPGGSQPAHSYKSCTAPSGQPPLERPLGSAASLAPGPRVPNLHGYQPNRIGYEQPPQPPPQPPQPQPPQPPQPPQPPQPPQPLQGRHHAPETLHYQNLAKYQHYNQPGQTYCQGDAPPVRTPEQYYQTFSPSASHSPARSVGRSPSYSSTPSPLMPNLENFQYSQQPLSAGAFPAGIADHSHFMPLLNPSPTDGTSPDTQSGNCKNLQKEKLPENLLSDLSLQSLTALTSQVENISNTVQQLLLSKAAVPQKKGIKTPARTPEQLKGQHCSPESSTYSAEQVGTPLSDPLSTPQSVHAETQDADYLSGSEDQLERSFLYCNQNRSPARVNSNSKAKPESVSTCSVTSPDDMSTKSDDSFQSIHASLPLETFTKYVTNERDCPRLLLSALSQEELASEIIVLQDAINEKADKAWANSPMLSKEATKSPFQLENHRPCLDSMVKGAWPSQGDSSTLTEPLKLDKASGASAAKDFGEEVYEGPQVEFTAAETKDALKDAAPLAFNSKPSIPAATSSAGAAGYSCYSNTTANSVASENAMEQFEWPEESLGEACLRWKELQATDLPKGLFPSKLVGSCKEKKNACGLDLCDGEQPAKSEPARDFSQQAMEEEEEETLTYDEAAKADSERWLQDTRHCCSAGDFSEIPIISSPELKESDLEAEEYSSLCELASSEQKSVTYDASPPKPPEMPAVLSSSEVPVSAEETVSTVEKDCSAPSTRLSGQSVILLGPAVGTETKVKSWFKSSLPHIQPEEENGGGETSHPQAVDAESAPSVTVKQQLAPENVLGKMEPVSRGKSLRNKRVHCRLPEADGPGSAMLSPFDDLPAAGGMASACLGPDGQAEIPSKNAHSQTPRFPAEGLPARMCTRSFTALAEPRAAAPLEGLKAPAHQEKLGKKPACGVKQRVAFKARKRSSRPASKVVQNASDTTLLVPGLVVTEEMAGPTLPEGDAMEAGERDQRSMILRSRTKTQEVFYTKRRRGKRAADVRLKNCKAPKKLISNNHLPPAFKLAAPGSPHKEGKVGARMKLPKAGPGVGGKMSERPLHSLKRKSTFISPIPAKKRNLVLRSNSSGVKEEKPEATPSLFKKMPVAKKVKSKLPPKSSGEAVPKPPPQKEAPDVCIKITSRAAFQEATKTKVLPPRKGRGLKLEAIVQKITSPNLKKFACKPAATAGGAAATAAAYGTSLSPAVAERERAVKHSGVAPAAGDARLPKPVAAQKAPVMPAAEQLCRNPNGRAPKGKLGGGKKLSTDGCQGEACTPAPGAQPGSTMATKSLGLLPKKRNRKGKAATLGMTKVPLGPAPPPLPRERAAGLGGGEEVPREGKKPKSEEKEAGGGEGPAEGRPTAGPARGPKPRANHSNYNGYSKRQRKRLAHGKAKAVPARCKSRGKRRRQAQQAPLLHPAEPEIRLKYISCKRLRADSRAPPFAPYVRVERRGEFTTACTVVNSPGEEARLQRGPTGPAPRPRAALPASSTMHMGPVVSKALSAACLVCCLCRNPANYKDLGDLCGPYYPEDCLPKKKSRLKEKARAEGPGEDAIPAAAAERAPRGTEGGCGAGGKAARPEGAAEAAKQSALRSSPRGMFRRLQSCYCCDERTEGEEAAEKPRRHECHKAESPPQEPAGDTQEHWLHEACAVWTAGVFLVAGKLYGLQEAVKAAADLKCSSCQQAGATVGCCQKGCPHTYHYACAVDTGCLLTEESFSLKCPKHKRQPL; this is encoded by the coding sequence ATGCAGTCCTTTCGAGAAAGGTGTGGTTTCCATGGCAACCAGCAGAGCTACCAGCCGACTTCACAAGATACATCACGCCTGGAGAATTACAGGCATCAAAGTCAGGCAGGGCCGAACTGCGAGCGGCAGAGGCTGGTGGCGAAGGAGTACTACAGTCAGCAGCAACTGCCGTACTCGGGCTACGAGAACAGCGCCGTGGAGAAATACCACCGGGGAAATAAGCAATTAGCGGGGCAGCAGCTGCAAGGCAGGCCGGCCTTTTCCAATTACACCGTGCAGGAGAACAGCCCCTACCCGGCCCGTTATTCGGGGGACGAGAGCCTGCAGGCGTGGGGTGGCCAGCCACAGGCGCTGCCCGGCGGCGTGGCCAAGTATGAGGACAGCCTGATGAAGAAGACGGCGGCGCTGGCGGGTGGGCGGCCGTACCACGAGCCGGCGGCCGCCTCGCTGCCCTTCCGGACTcactttcagcagcagcagcagcagcagcagcagcagcagcagcaacagcagcagcagcagcagcagcagcagcagccgcccgcGCTCCCCTACCCCAAGCTGCAGCGGCAAAAGCTGCCGAACGACGTCTCCTCGCCCATGCCCTTCTCGCAGAGCCCCCACTTCGGGCAGCACTCACAGTCCTTCCCCGCCTCCTCCACCTACTCCTCGGTGCCGGGGGGCAGCCAGCCAGCACACTCCTACAAGAGCTGCACGGCACCCTCGGGCCAGCCGCCGCTGGAGCGGCCCCTGGGCAGCGCCGCCAGCCTGGCCCCTGGCCCCCGCGTGCCCAACCTGCACGGCTACCAGCCCAACCGCATCGGCTACGAGCAGCCCCCACAACCACCGCCGCAGCCCCCGCAACCGCAGCCGCCGCAGCCCCCAcagccgccgcagcccccgcAGCCGCCGCAGCCCTTGCAGGGGCGACATCACGCCCCGGAGaccctccactaccaaaacctggccaagTACCAACATTACAACCAGCCGGGCCAGACTTACTGCCAGGGCGACGCGCCGCCCGTCCGGACGCCGGAGCAGTACTACCAGACCTTCAGCCCCAGCGCCAGCCACTCGCCGGCTCGCTCCGTCGGCAGGTCCCCGTCCTACAGCTCCACTCCCTCCCCGCTGATGCCCAACCTGGAGAACTTCCAGTACAGCCAACAGCCGCTGAGCGCCGGCGCCTTCCCGGCCGGCATCGCCGACCACAGCCATTTCATGCCACTGCTGAACCCTTCTCCCACTGACGGGACGAGCCCCGACACTCAATCCGGGAATTGCAAAAATTTGCAGAAGGAGAAGCTGCCTGAAAACCTGCTGTCGGACCTGAGCCTGCAGAGCCTGACGGCGCTCACCTCCCAGGTGGAGAACATCTCCAACACcgtccagcagctgctgctctccaaaGCGGCCGTGCCCCAGAAAAAGGGCATCAAGACCCCGGCGAGGACCCCTGAGCAGCTCAAGGGGCAGCACTGCAGCCCTGAGAGTAGCACCTACTCAGCGGAGCAGGTGGGGACCCCCCTGTCCGACCCGCTGAGCACCCCCCAGTCCGTCCATGCCGAGACACAGGACGCCGACTATCTCAGCGGGTCGGAGGACCAGCTGGAGAGGAGTTTCCTGTACTGCAACCAGAACCGCAGCCCTGCCCGCGTCAACAGCAACTCCAAGGCGAAGCCCGAGTCGGTGTCCACCTGCTCCGTGACCTCCCCGGATGACATGTCCACCAAATCGGACGACTCCTTCCAGAGCATCCACGCCAGCCTGCCCCTGGAGACCTTCACCAAGTACGTGACCAACGAACGGGACTGTCCCCGGCTGCTCCTCAGCGCCCTGTCCCAGGAGGAGCTGGCTTCCGAGATCATCGTCCTGCAGGACGCCATCAACGAGAAGGCGGACAAAGCCTGGGCCAACTCACCCATGCTGAGCAAGGAGGCCACCAAGTCCCCCTTCCAGCTGGAGAACCACCGGCCCTGCCTGGACTCCATGGTGAAGGGTGCCTGGCCCAGCCAGGGTGACTCCAGCACGCTCACCGAGCCCCTCAAGCTGGACAAGGCTTCGGGGGCCAGCGCGGCGAAGGACTTTGGCGAGGAGGTATACGAGGGTCCCCAGGTGGAGTTCACAGCCGCTGAGACCAAGGACGCACTGAAGGACGCTGCCCCACTGGCCTTCAACTCCAAGCCCAGCATCCCGGCGGCGACGTCGAGCGCCGGAGCCGCCGGCTACAGCTGCTACTCGAACACCACCGCCAATTCGGTGGCATCGGAGAACGCCATGGAGCAATTTGAGTGGCCGGAGGAGAGCCTGGGCGAGGCGTGCCTGCGGTGGAAGGAGCTGCAAGCCACCGACCTCCCCAAGGGCTTGTTCCCCAGCAAATTGGTGGGCtcctgcaaggagaaaaaaaatgcctgcGGCTTGGATCTGTGCGATGGCGAGCAGCCGGCCAAGAGCGAGCCGGCCCGGGACTTCAGCCAGCAGgcgatggaggaggaggaggaggaaacgcTGACCTATGACGAAGCGGCAAAGGCAGATAGTGAGAGGTGGCTGCAGGACACCCGGCACTGCTGCTCGGCCGGGGACTTCAGTGAAATCCCCATCATCTCCTCGCCGGAGCTGAAGGAGTCGGACCTGGAGGCGGAGGAGTACTCCTCGCTCTGCGAGCTGGCCAGCTCGGAGCAGAAGTCGGTGACGTACGACGCCTCGCCACCCAAGCCCCCGGAGATGCCCGCCGTGCTGTCCTCCAGCGAGGTGCCCGTGTCCGCCGAGGAGACCGTCAGCACGGTGGAGAAGGATTGCTCGGCTCCCTCCACGCGCCTCTCCGGCCAGTCCGTCATCCTGCTGGGCCCCGCCGTGGGCACAGAGACCAAGGTGAAGAGCTGGTTCAAGTCCTCGCTGCCCCACATCCAGCCCGAGGAGGAGAACGGCGGAGGGGAGACGTCACACCCGCAGGCGGTCGATGCTGAATCCGCCCCGTCAGTCACAGTGAAGCAGCAACTCGCCCCTGAAAATGTGCTGGGGAAGATGGAGCCTGTCTCGCGGGGCAAGAGCCTCCGTAACAAGAGGGTCCACTGCCGGCTGCCGGAGGCGGACGGCCCCGGCAGCGCCATGCTGAGCCCCTTCGATGACCTGCCGGCAGCTGGTGGCATGGCCAGCGCCTGCCTTGGACCCGATGGGCAAGCGGAGATACCGAGCAAGAACGCTCACAGCCAAACGCCCCGGTTTCCAGCCGAGGGTCTGCCGGCTCGCATGTGCACCCGCTCCTTCACTGCCCTCGCCGagccccgcgccgcggccccgctgGAGGGGCTGAAGGCCCCCGCGCACCAGGAGAAGCTGGGGAAGAAGCCGGCCTGCGGCGTGAAGCAGCGGGTGGCTTTCAAAGCCAGGAAGCGCAGCAGCCGGCCGGCCTCCAAGGTGGTCCAAAACGCCAGCGACACCACCCTCCTGGTGCCTGGTTTGGTGGTGACGGAGGAAATGGCGGGGCCAACACTGCCGGAGGGGGACGCGATGGAGGCGGGGGAGAGGGACCAGCGGTCGATGATTTTGCGctcccggacgaagacgcaggaggTTTTTTACACCAAGAGGCGGCGGGGCAAGAGGGCGGCCGACGTGCGGCTGAAGAACTGCAAGGCACCCAAGAAGCTCATCTCCAACAACCACCTCCCGCCTGCCTTCAAGCTggcggccccgggcagcccccacAAGGAGGGGAAGGTGGGTGCCCGGATGAAGCTGCCCAAAGCGGGGCCGGGCGTGGGGGGCAAGATGTCGGAGCGGCCCCTGCACTCGCTGAAGAGGAAGTCCACTTTCATCTCCCCCATCCCCGCCAAGAAGAGGAACCTGGTCCTGCGGAGCAACAGCAGCGGCGTGAAGGAGGAGAAGCCAGAGGCAACCCCCAGCCTCTTCAAGAAGATGCCCGTGGCCAAGAAGGTGAAAAGCAAGCTGCCCCCCAAGAGCTCCGGCGAAGCCGTCCCAAAGCCCCCCCCACAGAAAGAAGCCCCCGATGTCTGCATCAAGATCACCTCCCGGGCAGCCTTCCAGGAGGCCACCAAGACCAAAGTGCTGCCTCCCCGCAAGGGCCGCGGCCTCAAGCTGGAGGCCATTGTCCAGAAGATCACCTCACCCAACCTGAAGAAGTTCGCCTGCAaaccagcagccacagcaggggGGGCGGCGGCCACGGCGGCTGCCTACGGCACCTCCTTGAGCCCGGCGGTGGCGGAGAGGGAGCGGGCGGTGAAGCACAGCGGGGTGGCCCCGGCGGCGGGCGATGCGCGGCTGCCGAAGCCGGTGGCAGCACAGAAGGCGCCTGTCATGCCGGCGGCTGAGCAGCTCTGCCGAAACCCCAATGGCCGAGCGCCGAAGGGGAAGCTGGGTGGTGGGAAGAAGCTCTCCACTGACGGCTGCCAGGGTGAGGCCTGTACGCCGGCCCCGGGGGCCCAGCCCGGCTCCACCATGGCGACCAAGAGCTTGGGGCTCCTGCCCAAGAAGAGGAACCGCAAGGGCAAAGCGGCGACGCTGGGCATGACCAAGGTGCCCctgggccccgcgccgccgccgttGCCCCGGGAACGTGCGGCCGGCCTGGGCGGCGGGGAGGAGGTGCCACGGGAGGGCAAGAAACCAAAGAGCGAGGAGAAGGAGGCGGGGGGCGGTGAGGGCCCCGCTGAGGGACGCCCCACTGCCGGGCCGGCGCGGGGACCGAAGCCGCGGGCCAACCACTCCAACTACAACGGCTACTCCAAGCGGCAGCGGAAGCGTCTGGCCCACGGCAAGGCCAAGGCGGTGCCGGCGCGGTGCAAGAGCCGCGGCAAGCGGCGGCGGCAGGCCCAGCAAGCCCCGTTGCTGCACCCCGCCGAGCCCGAGATCCGGCTGAAGTACATCTCCTGCAAGCGGCTGCGGGCAGACAGCCGGGCCCCCCCCTTCGCCCCTTACGTCCGCGTGGAACGGCGCGGCGAGTTCACCACCGCCTGCACCGTCGTCAACTCGCCCGGCGAGGAGGCCCGGCTGCAACGGGGACCAACCGGGCCGGCGCCGCGACcgcgggcagccctgcccgcctCCTCCACCATGCACATGGGGCCGGTGGTGTCGAAGGCGCTGAGCGCTGCCTGCCTGGTCTGCTGCCTGTGCCGCAACCCCGCCAACTACAAGGACCTGGGGGACCTCTGCGGGCCCTACTACCCCGAGGACTGCCTGCCCAAGAAGAAGTCACGGCTGAAGGAGAAGGCgcgggcggaggggccgggcgAGGACGCCATCCCAGCCGCCGCGGCCGAGCGGGCGCCCCGGGGGACGGAGGGTGGCTGCGGTGCCGGTGGCAAGGCGGCGCGGCCGGAGGGTGCCGCCGAGGCGGCCAAGCAGAGCGCGCTGCGCTCCAGCCCGCGGGGCATGTTTCGTAGGCTGCAGAGCT